Proteins encoded together in one Mycobacterium sp. MS1601 window:
- a CDS encoding DNA methyltransferase: MPPRAARSRLAAPAKRGLSVVVGGSQAPFALHHGDARDAYATWPAPDTIISDGAYGVRGFHGDTIDSDGLVGWYDEHITAWTQASHPGTTLWFWGTEVGWATVHAELNRRGWDYVQTIVWDKGLSHIAGNVNGKTIRQYPVVTEVCALYQRRFEVPVEDGEVLGMQDWLRHEWVRSGLPLYLSNEACGVRNAATRKYLTRDWLWYFPPGQMVERMAAYCNQHGFESGRPYFSLDGVSSVTAEQWDAMRYPWTHTHGLTNVWRRGPLHDGERLKGSMRRSAPRVYKPTQASSVHLNQKPLEFMERLVHAVTREGDVVWEPFGGLASGSVAAVALGRRAFVAERDPHFAEIAYERLSDAVANRHIAAETETIETGE, translated from the coding sequence ATGCCACCCCGCGCCGCCCGCTCCCGCCTGGCTGCACCGGCGAAGCGCGGTCTGAGCGTGGTGGTCGGTGGTAGCCAGGCCCCGTTCGCCCTGCACCACGGTGATGCGCGCGACGCCTACGCGACCTGGCCCGCGCCGGACACCATCATCAGTGACGGGGCTTACGGTGTCCGTGGGTTCCACGGCGACACAATCGATTCCGATGGCCTGGTCGGCTGGTACGACGAGCACATCACGGCATGGACGCAGGCGTCGCACCCGGGCACCACACTCTGGTTCTGGGGTACCGAGGTGGGCTGGGCCACGGTGCATGCCGAGCTCAACCGCCGCGGCTGGGACTACGTGCAGACCATCGTCTGGGACAAGGGCCTGTCGCACATCGCGGGCAACGTCAACGGCAAGACCATCCGGCAGTACCCCGTGGTCACCGAGGTGTGCGCGCTGTACCAGCGGCGGTTCGAGGTCCCTGTGGAGGACGGCGAGGTGCTGGGAATGCAGGACTGGCTGCGCCACGAGTGGGTGCGCTCCGGCCTGCCGCTGTACCTGTCCAACGAAGCCTGCGGGGTCCGCAACGCCGCCACCCGCAAGTACCTCACCCGGGACTGGCTCTGGTACTTCCCGCCGGGGCAGATGGTCGAGCGGATGGCCGCCTACTGCAACCAGCACGGTTTCGAATCGGGTCGGCCCTACTTCTCCCTGGACGGCGTGTCGTCGGTGACGGCCGAGCAGTGGGACGCCATGCGCTACCCGTGGACGCACACCCACGGTCTGACCAATGTGTGGCGCCGCGGACCCCTACACGACGGTGAGCGACTCAAGGGGTCCATGCGCCGCTCCGCGCCCCGGGTCTACAAACCCACCCAGGCGTCGTCGGTGCATCTGAACCAGAAGCCGCTGGAGTTCATGGAACGCCTGGTGCATGCCGTCACCCGTGAGGGCGACGTGGTGTGGGAACCGTTCGGCGGTCTGGCGTCGGGATCGGTGGCAGCCGTGGCGCTGGGACGCAGAGCATTTGTGGCCGAACGTGATCCGCACTTCGCCGAGATCGCCTATGAGCGGCTGTCCGACGCGGTGGCCAACCGGCACATCGCCGCCGAAACCGAGACCATCGAGACCGGCGAATGA
- a CDS encoding serine/threonine-protein kinase, translating into MPLTGGEQFAGYRILRMIGSGGMGEIYLAQHPRLPRQDALKVLPAHMSADSDFRDRFSREADLASSLFHPHIVGVHDRGEYRGQLWIAMDYIDGTDAGRLVHEYHPAGLPVGDVIEIATGIAEALDYAHARGLLHRDVKPGNILLGNPVAGRRRILLADFGIARSMTDTTQLTRTNMALGTVHYASPEQLRNQPLDGRTDQYSLAATTFELLTGRAPFDDPSPAVVMSQHLTAPPPSLAATRPDLAALDVPFAIALSKYPGDRYPRCEDFVHALRAHLQHGHRGTRALVTPPAVTPAAAHRRPALLWPLAIAAVVAVVVLAALLIDAQSGPEQTAAPTTIPPIPAVTTTTATTQASSFDTMSELVTEYYSLLPEDTDSAWQMLSAGYQDQTGGQREYEKFWRSVDSVSVDSISARDDSSVSAQLTYVMRNGRSSSETRWLEVEPVNGTMMIADSGLGS; encoded by the coding sequence ATGCCGCTGACCGGCGGTGAGCAGTTTGCCGGGTACCGAATTCTTCGGATGATCGGCTCCGGCGGCATGGGCGAGATCTACCTGGCCCAACATCCGCGTCTGCCCCGGCAGGACGCGCTGAAAGTGCTGCCCGCACACATGTCGGCCGACAGCGACTTCCGGGACCGGTTCAGCCGGGAAGCCGACCTGGCGTCCTCCCTGTTCCACCCACACATCGTCGGTGTGCACGACCGCGGGGAGTACCGCGGTCAGCTGTGGATCGCGATGGACTACATCGACGGTACCGACGCCGGTCGGCTGGTCCACGAGTATCACCCGGCCGGACTGCCGGTGGGGGACGTCATCGAGATCGCCACCGGTATCGCCGAGGCCCTGGATTACGCGCACGCCCGCGGCCTGCTGCACCGCGACGTCAAACCCGGCAACATCCTGCTGGGCAACCCCGTGGCCGGTCGCCGACGAATCCTGCTGGCAGACTTCGGCATTGCCCGCTCCATGACGGACACCACGCAGCTGACCCGCACCAACATGGCATTGGGCACCGTGCACTACGCCTCCCCCGAGCAGCTACGCAACCAGCCGCTGGATGGCCGCACCGACCAATACTCCTTGGCGGCAACCACATTCGAGTTGCTTACCGGGCGCGCCCCGTTCGACGACCCCAGTCCCGCGGTGGTGATGAGCCAGCACCTCACCGCGCCGCCGCCGTCGTTGGCGGCCACCCGGCCGGACCTGGCCGCGCTCGACGTCCCATTCGCCATAGCGCTGTCGAAATACCCCGGCGACCGCTATCCACGCTGCGAGGACTTCGTGCACGCACTGCGCGCACACTTGCAGCATGGTCACCGAGGCACCCGGGCGCTGGTCACCCCACCGGCGGTCACCCCGGCAGCGGCGCACAGGAGGCCGGCGTTGCTGTGGCCGCTGGCAATCGCCGCGGTTGTGGCAGTGGTAGTGCTCGCCGCCCTGCTGATCGACGCGCAGTCCGGGCCAGAGCAGACCGCCGCCCCGACCACGATCCCGCCGATACCCGCCGTCACGACAACCACTGCGACGACGCAAGCCTCGTCGTTCGACACCATGAGCGAGCTGGTCACCGAGTACTACTCGCTTCTGCCGGAAGACACCGACAGCGCGTGGCAAATGCTGTCTGCCGGCTATCAGGACCAGACCGGCGGCCAGCGGGAGTACGAGAAGTTCTGGCGCTCTGTCGATTCGGTAAGCGTCGACTCCATCTCGGCCCGCGATGACAGCAGCGTCTCGGCGCAACTGACCTACGTGATGCGCAATGGCAGATCCAGCTCCGAAACCCGATGGTTGGAGGTCGAACCGGTGAACGGCACGATGATGATCGCCGACTCCGGGCTGGGCTCCTAG